A region from the Wolbachia endosymbiont (group A) of Rhinocyllus conicus genome encodes:
- a CDS encoding TIGR02217 family protein, whose product MSFTEIRFPENISYGSTGGPEFSTDVVTTHNGCEQRNINWSHARTRYNIAYGVRSNEQLTELITFFHARKGKAIGFRFKDWSDFIAINQKIGIGDNKKTTFQLIKTYVSGEDKHIRMIKKPVHGTVKIYLNGKEESEYSVNYSTGEITFMKPPVKDAIITASFEFDVPVRFDTDYLNASIDDYGSNSWNNIPLVEVKFN is encoded by the coding sequence ATGTCATTCACAGAAATTAGATTTCCAGAAAATATATCTTATGGTTCCACTGGAGGACCGGAATTTTCCACTGACGTTGTAACAACTCATAACGGTTGTGAACAGCGCAACATCAATTGGTCTCATGCACGCACTAGATACAACATAGCTTACGGGGTCAGATCAAACGAGCAGCTAACAGAACTCATAACATTTTTTCATGCACGAAAAGGTAAAGCAATAGGGTTTCGTTTTAAGGATTGGTCAGATTTTATAGCCATTAATCAAAAGATTGGTATAGGAGATAACAAAAAAACGACTTTTCAGCTAATCAAAACTTATGTAAGTGGGGAAGATAAGCATATACGCATGATCAAAAAGCCAGTACATGGGACAGTAAAGATTTATTTAAATGGTAAAGAAGAGAGTGAATATTCAGTAAATTATTCAACGGGAGAAATAACATTTATGAAGCCACCAGTAAAAGATGCGATAATCACTGCGAGCTTCGAATTTGATGTGCCCGTGCGCTTTGATACAGATTACTTAAACGCTTCTATTGATGACTATGGAAGCAATAGCTGGAATAACATTCCACTAGTAGAGGTGAAGTTTAATTAA
- a CDS encoding DsbA family protein, with protein MSRISFLLILILAVASLPVINNWLSNRSQMLSDDYIGEKLDNYISRNFDKIVKTLKEESIKSSYAARDNVTKSKISQYKDQIFDLTYPYSGNENSSVIAVGFFDYSCGYCKTIKDDIKQLINDGKIKYIFRDAPILGNDSLRAAKSALAVYFIDKEKYFDFHYSALSHKGGFSDESILDIVKSIGIDEDDFNNSMKNNADKIEQMINGSKLLVRDLGVGGTPFLIIGDSLFVGATDLNVLRKKVDELSRKQKLASAINLL; from the coding sequence ATGTCTAGAATATCGTTTTTATTGATCCTTATACTGGCAGTAGCAAGTTTACCAGTAATAAACAATTGGCTCTCAAATCGCAGCCAAATGCTAAGCGATGATTATATAGGTGAGAAATTAGATAATTATATAAGTAGAAATTTTGATAAGATCGTAAAAACTCTCAAAGAGGAGTCGATTAAAAGTAGTTACGCTGCTCGAGATAATGTGACCAAAAGTAAAATTTCACAATACAAGGATCAAATATTTGACCTTACTTATCCTTACTCCGGAAATGAAAATAGTAGTGTTATAGCTGTAGGTTTCTTTGACTATTCTTGTGGATATTGCAAGACTATAAAAGACGATATAAAACAGTTAATTAACGACGGTAAAATTAAGTATATCTTTAGGGATGCTCCAATACTTGGTAATGACTCTTTAAGGGCAGCAAAAAGCGCTTTAGCTGTTTACTTTATTGATAAAGAAAAATATTTCGACTTTCACTATTCTGCTTTAAGTCACAAAGGAGGATTTTCAGACGAAAGCATATTGGATATAGTGAAAAGCATAGGGATTGATGAGGACGATTTTAATAATTCCATGAAAAATAACGCGGACAAAATTGAGCAAATGATAAATGGCAGTAAGCTCCTAGTAAGAGATTTGGGAGTAGGGGGCACACCTTTTTTAATAATTGGGGATAGTCTGTTTGTAGGAGCAACTGATTTGAATGTATTACGCAAAAAAGTAGATGAATTAAGTCGCAAGCAAAAACTAGCTTCAGCGATTAATTTGCTATAA
- a CDS encoding ankyrin repeat domain-containing protein produces the protein MIMNKEEALKILELTDSHDVISKARKKLFDSEKNLDVLKTQIEAYKSLTDSQAEAFSDLVISAINSNELDFLGLLLETVKNDDKFDYLNTESTSGNIPLNFVLGYTSCKDELRVKAISLLLKYGANPNTRDREGKSSLHCTTKWNGVLCHKVTELLLDKGADPNAKDNQGKTLLHYLCDDHSYLNDHARGHVEIAKLLLRKGANPDLKDHYNKRPVDYAKHDSKVGQLFGAVNSHMVLLYSYGTIVLSSLSIICATEVAARNVRKADKIGFAIFAVGTAAVALYCAYCAIKTAFFSKPSPDFTEARAEFLNSQSPNPAGAA, from the coding sequence ATGATCATGAATAAAGAAGAAGCTTTAAAAATTTTGGAACTAACAGATAGCCATGACGTTATCTCTAAAGCCAGAAAGAAATTATTTGATAGTGAAAAAAACTTAGATGTATTAAAAACGCAGATCGAGGCATATAAATCGCTTACCGATAGTCAAGCAGAAGCTTTTTCGGATCTTGTAATATCAGCTATTAACAGTAATGAGCTAGATTTTTTGGGATTATTACTAGAGACAGTAAAAAATGATGATAAATTTGATTATTTAAATACAGAAAGCACTAGTGGCAATATACCATTAAACTTCGTGCTTGGGTATACAAGTTGTAAAGATGAGTTAAGGGTTAAGGCCATAAGTTTACTTTTAAAGTATGGTGCTAATCCTAATACGAGAGATCGAGAAGGTAAATCATCATTACACTGTACTACCAAATGGAATGGTGTTCTCTGTCACAAAGTTACTGAATTACTTTTAGACAAAGGTGCTGACCCTAATGCAAAAGATAATCAAGGTAAAACACTGTTACATTACTTATGTGATGATCATAGTTACCTTAATGATCATGCACGTGGTCATGTTGAAATCGCGAAATTGCTTTTGAGGAAAGGCGCTAACCCAGACTTAAAAGATCATTACAATAAAAGACCAGTAGATTATGCTAAACACGACAGTAAAGTTGGGCAGTTATTTGGTGCCGTTAACTCTCATATGGTGTTGCTATACTCTTATGGTACAATAGTTCTTTCATCTCTTAGTATCATCTGCGCAACTGAAGTGGCAGCTAGGAATGTCAGAAAAGCAGATAAAATCGGGTTTGCCATTTTTGCAGTAGGTACTGCTGCTGTTGCATTATATTGCGCATACTGTGCAATAAAAACTGCGTTTTTTTCAAAACCCTCACCAGATTTTACCGAAGCTAGAGCAGAATTTCTTAATAGTCAATCACCAAATCCAGCAGGTGCAGCTTAA
- a CDS encoding 2-oxoglutarate dehydrogenase E1 component — protein sequence MSSLSCLYGDNAEFVEEMYSRYLQGDKSIGEDWYRIFSSNLEVNKAEPCNATKVDDSVSSLANFFRSYGHFFADLNPLSPSENQEIDYQKYSNLSPASDAEIYRDIYCKNIGFEFMHISSYEERIWLQDKIENQTYTLSSQDKKEILRHLIESEMFEQFLHMKFPGYKRFSIEGGESAIVAIERIISDSAAFSTEEIVLGMAHRGRLNVLTKVMGKEYAAMLSEFQGNLAYPSGLEVSGDVKYHLGYSSDRALTGGKKIHLSLCPNPSHLEAVNPVLAGRIRAKQNIRSVLGISIHGDAAFIGQGVVAETLSLSNIEGYKVGGIVHIVINNQVGFTANPCCARSSFYCTDIAKSIEAPVFHVNGDNPEAVSFAASLAMEYRQKFKKDVVIDIICYRKYGHNEGDEPNFTQPLMYKLISKHKTPGTLYEEKLTAEKVLDGDEVNKLRSEFRAKLDKSLAESVTYTPKKADWFGGVWSKLRRAKLNDLSEYYTDSGVPPDELKKLGVHINSNIPSGFNINNKVRKILDGRIDSINSGSNIDWATAESLAFASLLTEGIGVRLSGQDSGRGTFSHRHSRLVDQVTEEAFIPLNNINEKQAHFEVIDSALSEYAVMGFEYGYSLDSPYSLVLWEGQFGDFANGAQIMIDQFIASAETKWLRSSGLVLLLPHGYEGQGPEHSSARIERFLQLCAEDNMQVVNCSTPANYFHVLRRQMHRDFRKPLVVFTPKSLLRHKRAVSNLSDSEGKFLTVIPECRTGLVSNNEIRKVVICSGKVYYDIIEMLETQKINDIAVIRLEQFYPFPADKLSSELEKYKNAEIIWCQEEPKNMGGWFFVNPLIDEVLSDLNIQAKRPKCIARPAAASPACGYASVHTQQQEEILKQLN from the coding sequence ATGTCGAGTTTAAGCTGCCTTTATGGCGATAATGCAGAATTTGTGGAAGAAATGTATAGCCGTTATCTGCAGGGCGATAAATCAATCGGGGAAGATTGGTATAGAATTTTTTCAAGCAATTTAGAAGTTAATAAAGCAGAGCCCTGCAATGCAACTAAGGTAGATGATTCAGTTTCTAGTTTAGCAAATTTCTTCAGGTCCTATGGTCACTTTTTTGCAGACTTAAACCCATTGTCACCAAGTGAAAATCAAGAAATAGATTACCAAAAATATTCAAATCTATCTCCGGCAAGTGACGCTGAAATCTATAGAGATATTTACTGCAAGAATATCGGTTTTGAATTTATGCATATCTCCTCTTATGAGGAGAGAATATGGCTGCAGGACAAGATCGAAAATCAAACCTATACGCTGAGTTCACAAGATAAAAAGGAAATCCTGAGGCACTTGATCGAATCCGAAATGTTCGAGCAATTTCTCCATATGAAATTTCCTGGATATAAACGTTTTTCTATCGAAGGTGGGGAATCAGCTATCGTTGCAATTGAGAGAATCATTAGTGATTCTGCAGCTTTTAGTACTGAAGAAATAGTCCTTGGCATGGCTCACCGCGGACGACTTAATGTTCTGACCAAAGTTATGGGCAAAGAATATGCGGCAATGCTATCTGAATTTCAAGGCAACCTTGCATACCCAAGTGGTCTTGAGGTGTCTGGTGATGTTAAATATCACCTTGGCTATTCTTCTGATCGAGCACTTACAGGTGGCAAAAAAATACATTTAAGTTTATGCCCTAACCCATCTCACCTTGAAGCGGTGAATCCGGTTTTGGCTGGAAGAATAAGAGCAAAACAGAATATAAGGTCTGTGCTTGGCATATCAATTCATGGTGATGCGGCTTTCATCGGTCAAGGTGTCGTTGCCGAGACCTTGAGCCTAAGCAACATTGAAGGTTATAAAGTGGGTGGTATTGTGCACATTGTTATAAACAATCAAGTTGGTTTTACTGCTAACCCATGCTGCGCACGATCCTCTTTTTATTGCACTGACATAGCAAAATCAATAGAAGCTCCGGTTTTCCATGTGAATGGAGATAACCCGGAAGCTGTGAGTTTTGCTGCAAGTCTGGCGATGGAATATAGGCAGAAATTCAAAAAGGACGTAGTGATTGATATAATATGCTACCGCAAATACGGCCATAATGAAGGCGATGAACCGAATTTCACTCAGCCACTCATGTATAAGCTGATATCAAAACATAAAACTCCTGGAACATTGTATGAAGAAAAATTGACTGCAGAGAAAGTATTAGATGGCGATGAAGTAAATAAATTGCGCAGTGAGTTCAGGGCAAAATTAGATAAAAGTCTTGCTGAATCAGTGACTTACACTCCAAAAAAAGCTGACTGGTTCGGTGGAGTGTGGTCAAAATTAAGAAGAGCAAAGCTGAACGATTTGAGCGAATACTACACGGATTCTGGTGTTCCGCCAGATGAGTTGAAAAAATTAGGTGTGCATATAAATAGCAACATCCCAAGCGGCTTTAACATTAACAATAAGGTTAGAAAAATACTCGATGGAAGAATAGACAGCATAAATTCTGGTAGCAATATAGACTGGGCAACTGCCGAAAGTCTTGCATTTGCGTCACTGCTTACAGAAGGAATAGGAGTGCGTTTATCAGGACAAGATTCTGGTCGTGGGACTTTCTCGCACCGTCATTCAAGGCTTGTTGATCAGGTAACAGAAGAAGCGTTTATTCCGCTAAACAATATAAATGAAAAGCAAGCTCACTTTGAGGTCATAGATAGCGCTTTATCAGAGTATGCTGTAATGGGCTTTGAATATGGATATAGTCTTGATTCTCCGTATTCACTGGTGCTCTGGGAAGGACAATTTGGTGATTTTGCAAATGGTGCACAAATTATGATCGACCAGTTTATCGCATCTGCAGAAACAAAGTGGTTGCGATCAAGCGGTCTAGTTCTATTGTTGCCCCACGGTTATGAAGGGCAAGGACCTGAGCATAGCTCCGCACGTATAGAGAGATTTTTGCAACTCTGCGCAGAGGATAATATGCAGGTAGTTAATTGTTCCACTCCGGCGAATTACTTCCATGTCTTACGCAGACAAATGCATAGAGACTTTCGTAAGCCTTTAGTAGTGTTTACACCTAAATCACTATTGCGTCATAAAAGAGCAGTTTCTAACCTATCTGACTCTGAAGGAAAATTCCTCACGGTAATTCCAGAATGTAGAACAGGTTTAGTTTCAAATAATGAAATACGTAAAGTTGTAATATGCAGTGGTAAAGTTTATTACGATATAATTGAAATGCTTGAAACACAAAAAATAAACGATATAGCAGTGATACGTTTAGAACAATTCTATCCGTTTCCGGCCGATAAATTAAGCAGCGAACTTGAAAAGTACAAGAACGCTGAAATTATATGGTGTCAAGAAGAACCAAAAAATATGGGGGGATGGTTTTTTGTCAACCCATTGATAGACGAGGTGTTATCTGACCTCAATATTCAAGCAAAAAGACCTAAGTGTATCGCAAGACCTGCTGCTGCATCTCCTGCATGTGGTTATGCTAGTGTTCACACTCAGCAACAGGAGGAAATTTTAAAGCAGCTTAATTAA
- the purE gene encoding 5-(carboxyamino)imidazole ribonucleotide mutase: MTKIKKDVAVIMGSESDYTTMVHTVDMLKALEVSHDIFIISAHRTPERLFNFAKSAQEEGFKVIIAGAGGAAHLPGMVASLTCLPVIGVPVHSKQLNGLDSLLSIVQMPKGVPVATMSIGENGAYNAAITAVSILSISNGEIAGRLKKWRERQTKEVKEKPVS, translated from the coding sequence ATGACAAAAATAAAAAAAGATGTTGCTGTTATTATGGGAAGTGAGTCAGATTACACCACTATGGTCCATACCGTCGATATGCTAAAAGCATTAGAAGTTTCACATGACATATTCATAATATCTGCACATAGAACACCAGAAAGGCTCTTCAATTTTGCTAAATCTGCACAAGAAGAAGGTTTTAAGGTTATTATAGCTGGTGCAGGAGGTGCAGCTCATTTACCTGGTATGGTTGCGTCATTAACTTGTTTACCAGTTATCGGCGTTCCTGTGCATAGTAAACAATTAAATGGGCTGGACAGTCTACTCTCTATAGTTCAAATGCCAAAGGGTGTTCCAGTTGCAACCATGTCTATAGGAGAAAATGGAGCATATAATGCTGCCATTACCGCCGTATCTATATTGTCAATTTCCAACGGTGAAATTGCAGGTAGGTTAAAAAAGTGGAGAGAGAGACAGACCAAAGAAGTAAAAGAAAAACCAGTTTCATAA
- a CDS encoding DUF3857 domain-containing protein — MKFLKTLFNLALLVLFVASTAEARWSKYEDASVEVKFSNVNISVNKDGTYEVEVEQLVKILKESERSRFSPYSVIYNGDSTDLTVLEAKTAYNGEEYIVTEDMMEDKPLASPGKSFDQLRQVTISFSKIEIGTEVYLRYKSINKKVPVDNFYSLSFSYYGNYFQAENTKINSKLPLEIKVNDPRNVLKIVEKKKNDVHSISITLKKAVYENTINEPHNGILNIKHNTWVSLSSLSKWEDLAKKLAPGYHSVINQPLPATFTAIVGSAANKNTDEEKINAVTSLLNEKIQYMGDWRTVSGKYFPRDLEKIADSQVGDCKDFSASTAAILQELGYKVQPILVMRGTTGISNPEALPNMDNFNHVMLRVTNKGGKIYWIDPTNTVSMAQGIFPDIANRNALVLDSEEASYIKIPAVQAENSKVISYSELTIEDEDNVVSERGWLTVQGESTLGLTGVGLYYSNEQLRDSVFRMISGVYLDEEEKKFLELPDLTLRNVEGLTIKYEFQQKNKVFKTNLGPALNLGNNWLNDVVNTASDQVSDLFIGIPKTKESHMIIKDIKIKNCESLNFEIDTPWLYVNRFCKYKNDGTEFSNVIAIKKSFITNEELKTAEYKNLKSELENNFSKASIVISE; from the coding sequence ATGAAATTTTTAAAAACTCTCTTTAACTTAGCATTATTAGTACTTTTTGTAGCTTCTACAGCTGAAGCGAGGTGGAGCAAGTATGAAGATGCTTCCGTTGAGGTCAAATTTTCTAATGTTAACATTAGTGTTAATAAGGATGGTACCTATGAAGTGGAAGTTGAACAACTAGTAAAAATACTCAAGGAATCTGAGCGTAGCAGATTCTCTCCGTATAGTGTTATTTATAATGGTGATAGTACAGACTTGACTGTTTTAGAGGCTAAAACAGCTTATAACGGAGAGGAATATATAGTCACTGAAGACATGATGGAGGATAAACCATTGGCTAGTCCTGGCAAAAGTTTCGATCAGTTAAGGCAAGTAACCATATCATTTTCTAAAATAGAAATTGGTACCGAAGTATATTTAAGATATAAAAGTATTAACAAAAAAGTCCCTGTTGATAATTTTTATAGCTTGAGCTTTTCTTATTATGGGAATTACTTCCAAGCAGAAAATACTAAAATCAATTCTAAATTACCTCTAGAGATTAAAGTTAATGATCCAAGAAACGTATTAAAGATCGTTGAGAAAAAAAAGAATGATGTACATTCTATAAGTATTACTTTAAAAAAAGCAGTTTATGAAAACACAATAAATGAGCCACATAATGGAATATTGAATATTAAACATAATACTTGGGTATCATTGTCAAGCTTATCTAAATGGGAGGATTTAGCTAAAAAATTAGCGCCTGGATATCATAGCGTCATTAATCAGCCACTTCCTGCAACTTTTACAGCTATAGTAGGATCTGCTGCCAATAAGAATACTGATGAGGAGAAAATTAATGCTGTTACTTCTTTATTGAACGAAAAAATCCAATACATGGGAGATTGGCGTACAGTATCAGGAAAGTATTTTCCGAGAGATTTAGAGAAAATTGCTGATTCTCAAGTCGGGGATTGCAAAGACTTTTCTGCCAGCACGGCTGCTATTTTACAAGAACTTGGTTATAAAGTTCAACCTATTTTAGTTATGAGGGGAACTACTGGCATTTCCAATCCTGAAGCTTTACCTAATATGGATAATTTTAATCATGTGATGCTTAGAGTAACAAATAAAGGTGGAAAAATATATTGGATTGATCCAACTAATACTGTCAGTATGGCTCAGGGTATTTTCCCAGACATTGCTAATAGGAATGCTCTAGTACTGGATTCTGAGGAAGCTAGTTACATAAAAATTCCTGCTGTGCAAGCTGAAAACTCAAAAGTGATATCCTATAGTGAATTAACTATAGAAGATGAAGATAATGTTGTAAGTGAACGCGGATGGCTTACTGTTCAAGGGGAGTCAACTCTAGGCTTAACAGGTGTTGGATTATATTATTCAAACGAACAATTAAGAGATTCTGTTTTTCGTATGATTAGTGGAGTATATCTTGATGAAGAAGAAAAGAAGTTCTTAGAGTTACCTGATCTTACTTTGCGTAATGTAGAGGGTCTTACAATTAAGTATGAATTTCAGCAAAAAAATAAGGTTTTTAAGACAAATCTAGGGCCTGCTTTGAATTTAGGAAATAATTGGCTTAATGATGTTGTGAATACAGCTTCTGATCAAGTATCAGACCTTTTTATCGGTATTCCTAAAACGAAGGAAAGTCATATGATAATAAAAGATATTAAAATTAAAAACTGTGAAAGTTTGAATTTTGAAATAGATACTCCTTGGTTATATGTAAATAGGTTCTGTAAATATAAAAATGATGGAACTGAATTTAGCAATGTAATAGCTATAAAGAAAAGTTTTATTACTAATGAAGAGTTAAAGACTGCTGAATATAAAAACTTAAAAAGCGAGCTGGAGAATAATTTTTCTAAGGCCTCTATAGTAATCAGTGAATAG
- a CDS encoding helix-turn-helix domain-containing protein yields the protein MEIISLNNLDSAAIKTKLLYIINKIIEKNAWTQAFAAEKLGIDQPKVSQIKNGKIDGFSLERLLGFLKKLDHEITITMTESQEIKSEAEKVKHEVESQ from the coding sequence ATGGAAATAATATCGTTAAATAACTTAGACAGTGCAGCAATAAAAACAAAGTTGCTTTATATAATAAATAAAATTATAGAAAAAAATGCTTGGACTCAGGCTTTTGCAGCTGAGAAACTTGGTATTGATCAGCCAAAGGTATCACAAATTAAAAATGGTAAAATAGATGGTTTTTCTTTAGAGCGATTGTTAGGATTTCTAAAAAAACTTGATCATGAAATAACAATCACGATGACAGAAAGCCAAGAAATAAAATCTGAGGCAGAAAAAGTAAAACATGAAGTTGAATCGCAATAG
- the mutL gene encoding DNA mismatch repair endonuclease MutL, translated as MAIILLDTKTINRIAAGEVIERPASVVKELVENAIDAGSLEIEIKIESGGRNLIIVTDDGNGVEKNDLELAFMRHATSKLSDSELIEIKHLGFRGEALPSIAAVSRIKLSSKASGASEAWSISYEGGEKMGELTPYSLSQGTHIEVRDLFFATPNRLKFLKTERAETQSIVDIVNNLAMVNYHIGFTLTSGNKKLLKYAKQTSLFHRLCEVEEEFQGNSLEVNEEEDGIKLTGHICKPTVNRGKSTQIYTFVNGRPIKDNLLIGAVRYAYHDFIPSDRYPFAALHLEIPYDQVDVNVHPNKSEVRFQNKKLIYEIVTRGLIKALSRRIGTFDVIPASDQRTTNTIEGFVKGSLSDPFDKSNVQKEFYERRPSPFENQLIKEFASPNEKAKGLSEQSKSFDYTGIQKSPSQAEIMVLEKKVLEQVDLIESHPLGFARCQVYNTYIIAEVRDKLIIVDQHAAHERLVYECLKQKSSIKRQKLLLPETVEIKNQAGMEMIEIYKDKLFEMGFDIEIKSENKVIVKEIPAILGAIDVKEMLINIVGRLTEIEDTLPVEDKVNKILATIACHGSIRAGRKMRLEEMNELLRQMEKTPYSGQCNHGRPTYIEMKLSDIEKLFERR; from the coding sequence ATGGCAATAATCCTTCTAGACACAAAAACCATAAACCGTATAGCAGCGGGGGAAGTGATAGAAAGGCCTGCAAGTGTAGTAAAGGAATTAGTGGAAAATGCAATAGATGCTGGAAGTTTAGAAATAGAGATCAAAATAGAAAGTGGTGGGCGTAACCTTATTATTGTGACAGATGATGGTAACGGAGTAGAAAAAAACGATTTAGAACTTGCGTTTATGCGCCATGCTACTTCAAAATTGAGCGATAGTGAGTTGATAGAAATCAAGCATCTTGGCTTTAGAGGAGAAGCTCTGCCTTCAATAGCAGCAGTAAGTAGGATAAAATTATCGTCTAAAGCAAGCGGAGCAAGTGAAGCATGGTCTATAAGTTATGAGGGTGGAGAAAAGATGGGGGAGCTAACTCCTTACTCTTTATCACAAGGGACACATATTGAAGTACGAGATTTGTTTTTCGCTACCCCAAATAGACTAAAATTTCTAAAAACCGAAAGAGCAGAAACTCAAAGCATTGTTGATATTGTAAACAACCTAGCAATGGTTAACTATCATATAGGGTTTACTCTCACTTCAGGTAATAAAAAGCTCTTAAAATACGCTAAGCAGACTTCGTTATTTCATAGATTGTGTGAAGTAGAAGAAGAATTTCAGGGCAATTCTTTGGAGGTCAATGAAGAAGAAGACGGCATTAAACTTACGGGACACATCTGTAAGCCGACCGTCAATCGTGGTAAGTCAACTCAGATCTATACATTTGTTAATGGAAGGCCAATTAAAGATAATTTACTTATTGGTGCGGTTAGGTATGCATATCATGATTTTATTCCAAGCGATAGGTATCCTTTTGCAGCGTTACATTTAGAGATACCTTATGATCAAGTAGATGTAAATGTGCATCCAAATAAATCAGAAGTAAGGTTTCAGAATAAGAAGCTCATATATGAGATAGTGACAAGAGGATTAATTAAAGCGTTGTCAAGAAGGATAGGCACCTTTGATGTCATTCCAGCTAGTGACCAGAGAACTACTAATACGATAGAGGGTTTTGTGAAAGGTTCATTATCAGATCCTTTTGATAAGTCTAATGTTCAAAAAGAATTTTATGAAAGGAGGCCAAGTCCTTTTGAAAATCAACTAATAAAAGAATTTGCCTCTCCAAATGAAAAAGCAAAAGGCTTATCAGAACAGTCAAAATCGTTTGATTATACCGGCATACAGAAATCCCCATCACAAGCGGAAATTATGGTTCTAGAAAAAAAGGTGTTAGAGCAAGTTGATTTGATAGAGAGCCACCCGCTCGGGTTTGCACGCTGTCAGGTCTATAATACTTACATTATTGCCGAGGTAAGAGACAAATTGATTATAGTTGATCAGCATGCAGCCCACGAGAGATTAGTATATGAATGCCTAAAACAAAAATCAAGTATAAAAAGACAAAAACTACTTCTTCCTGAAACGGTTGAAATCAAAAATCAAGCTGGAATGGAGATGATTGAAATCTATAAAGATAAGTTATTTGAAATGGGTTTTGATATTGAAATCAAATCAGAGAATAAAGTGATAGTAAAAGAAATCCCTGCAATTTTGGGAGCAATAGATGTGAAAGAGATGCTAATTAATATAGTGGGTAGATTAACGGAAATAGAAGATACATTGCCAGTAGAAGACAAAGTGAACAAGATATTGGCTACTATCGCTTGTCATGGATCAATTAGAGCAGGCAGGAAAATGAGGTTAGAGGAGATGAATGAGCTGCTGAGACAAATGGAAAAAACTCCATATTCCGGGCAATGCAACCACGGAAGGCCAACTTATATAGAAATGAAACTCAGTGATATTGAAAAACTGTTTGAGCGGAGGTAA